The following proteins are co-located in the Anser cygnoides isolate HZ-2024a breed goose chromosome 2, Taihu_goose_T2T_genome, whole genome shotgun sequence genome:
- the PCMTD1 gene encoding protein-L-isoaspartate O-methyltransferase domain-containing protein 1 isoform X2 — protein MKILLKVGGILVMPIEDQLTQILRTGQNTWESKNILAVSFAPLVQPNRNDNGKHDAVGLPPCAVRNLQDLARIYIRRTLRNFINEEMKAKGIAQKAPPKRKRRRCRRRRINTYVFVGNQLIPQPLDSEEDERMEDDNKEEEDKDHSEALKPEEPPRNLLREKIMSLPLPESLKAYLTYYREK, from the exons ATGAAAATTTTGTTGAAAGTTGGAGGCATTTTAGTAATGCCTATAGAAGATCAG CTAACACAAATCTTGAGAACGGGACAAAACACGTGGGAAAGTAAAAATATCCTTGCTGTTTCATTTGCTCCGCTAGTGCAACCAAACAGAAATGACAACGGCAAACATGATGCTGTGGGACTGC cTCCATGCGCTGTTAGGAATCTCCAGGACCTAGCTCGAATATATATCAGACGCACCCTTAGAAACTTCATAAATGAGGAGATGAAAGCCAAGGGCATTGCTCAGAAGGCTCCTCCAAAACGAAAACGCAGGAGATGTCGTAGACGCAGGATTAATACCTATGTGTTTGTTGGTAATCAGCTCATTCCTCAGCCTCTAGATAGTGAAGAAGATGAAAGAATGGAAGATGATAATAAAGAGGAGGAGGATAAAGATCACAGTGAGGCCTTGAAGCCAGAAGAGCCTCCTCGAAATCTactgagagagaaaattatGAGTCTACCGTTACCTGAATCTTTAAAAGCATACTTGACCTATTACAGAGAGAAGTAA